DNA from Bacillus sp. Marseille-P3661:
TTAGTCCTATAAATAAGGCAATGAGTAAAGAACCGCCAGGCAGTGCAATATTACTTACAAAGTAATCTGCTAAATCAAAAATAGTTCTGTTCATTAACGGTTTATAATCAGCTAAAATACCATAGGACAATGCGGACGGAATACCAACGATGAATATCAAGATTCCAGATATCCATGCAATTTTTTTGCGTTTCTCAGGTTGATTTTTAGAGATGGTTGCAATCACAATTTCAATCATCGAGAAAGCAGAAGTTAATGTTGCAAACAACATTAGGATCATAAATGCGACAAAGAAAATATGGCCGTATGCGATATGTTCAAAAACCGCAGGGAAAATGATAAAGATTAAAGCGGGTCCACTATTAGGTTCAAAACCAAGTGCAAAAACTGCTGGGAAGATGGCTAAGCCAGCTAATAATGAAATGAAAATGTTTAAACTAACAATCGAACTAACAGAGCGTGGGAGACTCTCCTTTTTTGAAAGGTAAGAGCTGTAAGTTACCATTACAGAAATCCCAATACTTAATGCGAAAAAGGATTGTCCTAATGCCATTATTAACGTTTCTGACGTTATTTCAGTCCATTCTGGTTTTAGGAAGAACTTTACTCCTTCCATCGCTCCTTCAAGAGTTAACGAGCGAATAACAAGAATAATAAATAAGATAAATAAAGCAGGCATCATATAATTATTTGC
Protein-coding regions in this window:
- a CDS encoding sodium-dependent transporter; amino-acid sequence: MEKRDQWSSKLGFILAAAGSAIGLGAIWKFPYMTGTNGGGIFLLLFILFTIILGAPLLFAEFIIGRNTQKDAITAYKKLAPGTAWHWIGILGVVASFVLLSFYSVVGGWIISYTVRGILGMTSGLTNEQYGELFGQIISNPFEVMITQMIFLIITILVVQGGIKNGIEKANNYMMPALFILFIILVIRSLTLEGAMEGVKFFLKPEWTEITSETLIMALGQSFFALSIGISVMVTYSSYLSKKESLPRSVSSIVSLNIFISLLAGLAIFPAVFALGFEPNSGPALIFIIFPAVFEHIAYGHIFFVAFMILMLFATLTSAFSMIEIVIATISKNQPEKRKKIAWISGILIFIVGIPSALSYGILADYKPLMNRTIFDLADYFVSNIALPGGSLLIALFIGLKIPKQILKEEFLRSTSVSAKVFTLWYWSIRFIVPIGIIIVFLHALGLLSV